A part of Acomys russatus chromosome 21, mAcoRus1.1, whole genome shotgun sequence genomic DNA contains:
- the Oprm1 gene encoding mu-type opioid receptor isoform X1, whose amino-acid sequence MKTATNIYIFNLALADALATSTLPFQSVNYLMGTWPFGTILCKIVISIDYYNMFTSIFTLCTMSVDRYIAVCHPVKALDFRTPRNAKIVNVCNWILSSAIGLPVMFMATTKYRQGSIDCTLTFSHPTWYWENLLKICVFIFAFIMPVLIITVCYGLMILRLKSVRMLSGSKEKDRNLRRITRMVLVVVAVFIICWTPIHIYVIIKALITIPETTFQTVSWHFCIALGYTNSCLNPVLYAFLDENFKRCFREFCIPTSSTIEQQNSTRIRQNTREHPSTANTVDRTNHQLENLEAETAPLP is encoded by the exons ATGAAGACTGCCACCAACATCTACATCTTCAACCTGGCTCTGGCAGATGCCTTAGCGACCAGCACGCTGCCCTTTCAGAGCGTCAACTACCTGATGGGCACATGGCCCTTCGGGACCATCCTCTGCAAGATCGTGATCTCAATAGACTACTACAACATGTTCACCAGCATTTTCACCCTGTGCACCATGAGCGTGGACCGATACATTGCGGTTTGCCACCCAGTCAAGGCCCTGGACTTCCGCACCCCCCGAAATGCCAAAATTGTCAACGTCTGCAACTGGATCCTCTCCTCTGCCATTGGCCTGCCTGTAATGTTCATGGCAACCACAAAATACAGGCAGG GGTCCATAGATTGCACCCTCACATTCTCCCACCCCACCTGGTACTGGGAGAACCTGCTCAAAATCTGTGTTTTCATCTTCGCCTTCATCATGCCGGTCCTCATCATCACTGTGTGTTACGGACTGATGATCTTACGGCTCAAGAGTGTGCGCATGCTGTCGGGCTccaaagaaaaggacagaaaccTGCGCAGGATCACCAGAATGGTGCTGGTGGTTGTGGCTGTGTTTATCATCTGCTGGACCCCTATCCACATCTATGTCATCATCAAAGCACTGATCACGATTCCAGAAACCACTTTTCAGACAGTTTCCTGGCACTTCTGCATTGCTTTGGGTTACACAAACAGCTGCCTGAACCCAGTTCTGTACGCATTCCTGGATGAAAACTTCAAACGATGCTTCAGAGAATTCTGCATCCCAACCTCCTCCACCATCGAACAGCAGAACTCCACCCGAATCCGCCAGAACACTAGGGAACATCCCTCCACCGCCAATACAGTGGACCGAACTAACCATCAG